Proteins co-encoded in one Quercus robur chromosome 8, dhQueRobu3.1, whole genome shotgun sequence genomic window:
- the LOC126693992 gene encoding ABC transporter G family member 10-like codes for MELPRYSPDQKTEYRIKTKKVSYKLCHQFDEIKRVCWGKQVQPNSTFILKNVSCEARPGEVMAIAGPSGAGKTTLLDILARKIPPSRVLGHVLVNDKTMNAKHFQRISGYVTQEDVHFPFLTVRETLMYSARLKLRGGFKMATARVSELLKELGLEQIADARIGGESSRGISGGEKRRVSIGVDLVHDPAVILLDEPTSGLDSTSALHVALLLKSMATTQGKTIVLTIHQPSFRILELFDQILLLSNGYVLHHGSLHLLEQQLILAGHSIPRHVNVLEFAIEVAETLVMDIIECEVNDIEKDHEHLGGNPNQGFVDEQKLCYGNNQFKEVLILGQRFSNNIFRTKQLFLARMIQAVIVGFVLGTVFTEASNSSRKSKVQTQVGFFAFSLTYLLYSSTEGLPIYLQHRRILMRETLSGAYRISSYVIANTLVFLPFHLTVALLYSTPVYWIIGLRQDIDGFLYFTLVVWMVLLMSHAFVICFSALAPDYIMGTALIAGVMGSFFLFSGYFISRDDIPWYWIFMHYLSLFKYPFESFIINEYGGKRRCLESVQGKCFLYGDTYLIQQGLNQSRKWSNLGVMSGFILGYTFLCFLVLCYRSYRARC; via the coding sequence ATGGAATTACCAAGGTATTCCCCTGACCAGAAAACTGAATATCGTATAAAGACCAAGAAAGTTTCTTACAAATTATGTCACCAATTCGACGAAATCAAACGGGTTTGTTGGGGGAAGCAAGTGCAACCCAATAGCActttcattttgaaaaatgtgagttGTGAAGCGAGACCAGGAGAGGTCATGGCCATTGCTGGCCCAAGTGGGGCAGGAAAGACCACATTGTTAGATATACTGGCTCGAAAAATCCCACCTAGTAGAGTATTGGGTCATGTCCTTGTAAACGACAAGACAATGAATGCCAAACACTTTCAGAGAATATCCGGTTATGTCACACAAGAGGATGTGCATTTCCCATTTCTTACTGTTAGAGAAACTCTCATGTATAGTGCTCGTCTCAAGTTGCGAGGCGGGTTCAAAATGGCCACAGCCAGAGTCAGTGAACTGCTGAAAGAGCTTGGACTAGAGCAAATTGCCGATGCCAGAATTGGTGGTGAATCAAGCCGTGGCATTTCGGGTGGCGAAAAGCGTAGAGTTTCAATCGGTGTTGATCTGGTGCATGACCCAGCTGTTATTCTGCTTGATGAACCAACATCAGGATTGGATTCCACTTCAGCTCTGCATGTTGCTTTGTTGCTGAAGTCCATGGCTACAACACAAGGTAAAACAATTGTGTTAACCATCCACCAACCCAGTTTCCGGATTCTTGAGCTATTTGATCAAATTCTGTTGTTATCAAATGGATATGTTCTTCACCATGGATCCCTGCATCTCCTGGAGCAACAGCTTATACTTGCAGGTCATTCTATTCCTCGGCATGTTAATGTGCTTGAGTTTGCCATTGAAGTGGCAGAAACCCTGGTCATGGATATTATAGAATGCGAAGTCAACGACATTGAAAAAGATCATGAGCATTTAGGAGGAAATCCTAACCAAGGTTTTGTTGATGAGCAAAAGCTATGTTACGGTAATAATCAATTCAAGGAGGTTTTAATACTGGGTCAGAGATTCTCTAACAATATTTTCAGAACAAAACAGCTCTTTCTTGCAAGAATGATACAAGCAGTGATTGTTGGATTTGTGCTTGGGACTGTATTTACAGAGGCAAGCAATAGTTCAAGAAAAAGTAAGGTGCAAACTCAAGTTGGTTTCTTTGCCTTCAGCCTCACCTACTTGTTGTATTCCTCAACTGAAGGTTTACCAATATACTTGCAACATAGAAGGATTTTAATGAGAGAAACCTTGAGTGGAGCTTACAGAATCTCTTCTTACGTTATAGCAAATACTCTTGTGTTCCTTCCTTTCCACTTAACAGTGGCTCTTCTCTACAGCACCCCAGTTTACTGGATAATTGGATTGAGGCAGGATATTGATGGTTTTCTCTACTTCACACTGGTGGTATGGATGGTTTTATTAATGTCCCATGCATTTGTTATATGTTTTAGTGCACTAGCGCCAGATTACATCATGGGGACAGCTTTAATTGCTGGGGTAATGGGgtcctttttcctcttttctggATATTTCATATCAAGGGATGACATACCTTGGTATTGGATTTTCATGCATTATTTGAGTTTGTTTAAGTACCCATTTGAGAGTTTTATCATAAATGAGTATGGAGGAAAGAGAAGATGTTTGGAGAGTGTACAAGGGAAATGCTTTTTGTATGGTGACACTTATCTGATCCAGCAAGGTTTGAATCAGTCACGAAAGTGGAGTAATTTAGGTGTGATGTCCGGGTTCATCCTTGGCTacacttttctttgttttcttgttctGTGTTACAGGTCTTACAGAGCCAGGTGCTAG